A single Ctenopharyngodon idella isolate HZGC_01 chromosome 22, HZGC01, whole genome shotgun sequence DNA region contains:
- the rap1gapa gene encoding rap1 GTPase-activating protein 1 isoform X7, with product MIYDAPAPCCCTRGIVHLDVMVNELVLEPSQLQVDKTFSRARSLWKQDGGEPCISNTLDPSLFQPSLPHTGPAFLKTTDLFEMIEKMQSNRMDEQRCTLPPPLKTEEDYIPYPSVHEVLGRKSPFPLILLPQFGGYWIEGTNHELSNGIDPEQLLSPTSRFKLECNTTAKIYRKHFLGKEHFNYYTVDSALGHLVFSMKYDVIGDQEHLRLMLRTKMKTYHDVIPISCLTEFPNIVQMAKLVCEEVNVDRFFPVLYPKASRLIVTFDEHVISNNFKFGVIYQKFGQTSEEELFGNNEESPALVEFLEFLGHKIELHDFKGFRGGLDVTHGQTGSESVYHNFHNKEIMFHVSTKLPFTDGDTQQLQRKRHIGNDIVAIVFQEESTPFVPDMIASNFLHAYVVVQVENACSDNVLYKVSVTARDDVPFFGPPLPNPAIFKKGPEFHEFLLTKLINAEYACYKAEKFAKLEERTRSALLETLYEELHINSQAMMGLGGEEDKLENGGGGGGGFFESFKRVIRSRSQSLDTMGLNIRKYTVSNSHSGSFTHNNINHHSPESPKTPGISLLVPGKSPSKYGRRGSAIGIGTIEESLIIPGKSPTRKKSGPFNSRRSSAIGIENIQEVQEKSSRECSPSTQKTPDSGHASQDPKSENSSNQSSPEVLITKNSSSIYCRAPSIPEAHDLSRSSSNASSFASVVEENETEATEDYDTGMESLSSADTPHKRDSFTYSTWLEDNMSTTSTTISGRTQQLDGGKNQEQNRTDVRIKLERPHDHKSTSNC from the exons ACTactgatttatttgaaatgattgAGAAAATGCAG AGCAACAGAATGGACGAGCAACGATgcactcttcctcctcctctcaaA ACTGAGGAAGACTACATCCCTTACCCCAGCGTCCATGAG GTTCTCGGCAGAAAGAGTCCATTTCCCTTGATTCTGCTGCCCCAGTTTGGGGGTTATTGGATTGAAGGGACCAATCACGAGCTGAGCAATGGGATTGACCCGGAGCAGCTCCTGTCTCCCACCTCACGTTTCAAACTGGAGTGCAACACCACCGCTAAGATCTACAGGAAACATTTTCTGGGCAAA GAACACTTTAATTATTATACAGTGGACAGTGCCCTGGGCCACCTGGTGTTCTCCATGAAATATGATGTTATCGGGGACCAAGAGCATCTCCGTCTCATGCTCAG aacaaaaatgaaaacatatcACGACGTGATTCCAATATCTTGTCTGACCGAATTCCCTAACATTGTCCAGATGGCCAAG CTCGTCTGTGAAGAGGTGAACGTGGACCGATTTTTCCCGGTGCTTTACCCAAAG GCCTCCAGGCTCATTGTCACTTTCGACGAACACGTCATAAGCAACAACTTCAAGTTTGGAGTCATTTATCAGAAGTTTGGACAG aCTTCAGAGGAGGAGTTGTTTGGGAATAACGAGGAGAGTCCTGCTTTGGTGGAGTTTTTAGAGTTTCTGGGACATAAAATCGAGCTCCATGACTTCAAAGG GTTTCGTGGAGGGTTGGACGTGACACATGGACAGACAGGCTCTGAGTCTGTGTACCACAATTTCCACAACAAGGAGATCATGTTCCATGTGTCAACTAAGCTGCCTTTCACAGACGGTGATACACAGCAG CTACAGAGGAAGAGGCATATAGGAAATGACATTGTGGCCATCGTGTTTCAAGAGGAGAGCACTCCATTTGTGCCAGACATGATTGCTTCCAACTTCCTTCATGCCTATGTAGTGGTGCAAGTGGAAAATGCCTGTTCTGACAACGTCCTCTACAAG GTTTCGGTAACAGCGCGAGATGACGTCCCCTTCTTCGGACCACCCCTCCCCAACCCAGCCATTTTTAAGAAA GGTCCAGAGTTTCACGAATTCTTGCTTACCAAGCTCATCAATGCTGAATACGCTTGTTACAAAGCTGAAAAATTTGCCAAATTAGAG GAGCGCACCCGGTCTGCCCTGCTGGAGACGCTGTATGAGGAGCTGCACATCAACAGTCAGGCCATGATGGGGTTGGGAGGAGAGGAGGACAAACTGGAGAATGGAGGAGGAGGGGGAGGGGGCTTCTTTGAGTCTTTCAAG CGGGTGATCCGCAGCAGGAGCCAGTCTCTGGACACCATGGGCCTCAATATCAGGAAGTACACAGTCTCCAATAGTCACAGCGGCAGTTTCACCCACAACAACATCAACCACCACTCACCAGAGAGCCCCAAAACCCCTGGGATA TCATTGCTTGTCCCAGGCAAAAGTCCCAGTAAATATGGACGGCGTGGCAGTGCCATAGGAATAGGAACCATAGAAGAG TCTTTGATCATTCCTGGAAAAAGCCCAACTAGGAAAAAGTCAGGACCCTTCAACTCTCGGCGTAGCAGTGCTATCGGCATTGAGAACATCCAGGAGGTCCAGGAGAAAAG CAGTAGAGAGTGCTCCCCCAGCACACAGAAGACTCCCGACAGTGGCCACGCCTCTCAGGACCCCAAGTCCGAAAACTCCTCCAATCAGAGCTCTCCTGAGGTCCTCATCACCAAGAACAG TTCAAGCATTTACTGCCGGGCTCCGTCCATTCCTGAGGCTCATGACCTATCCCGCTCCTCCTCTAATGCCAGCAGCTTTGCTAGTGTGGTAGAGGAGAATGAAACAGAGGCCACAGAGGACTATGACACCGGCATG GAGAGTCTGTCGTCAGCAGATACTCCTCATAAACGAGACTCATTCACATACAGCACATGGCTAGAGGACAACATGAGCACTACCAGTACAACCA TTTCTGGCAGAACTCAACAACTGGATGGTGGAAAGAACCAGGAGCAGAACCGTACAGACGTCCGTATCAAACTTGAGCGACCGCATGACCACAAATCCACATCA AACTGCTAG
- the rap1gapa gene encoding rap1 GTPase-activating protein 1 isoform X12, whose amino-acid sequence MIYDAPAPCCCTRGIVHLDVMVNELVLEPSQLQVDKTFSRARSLWKQDGGEPCISNTLDPSLFQPSLPHTGPAFLKTTDLFEMIEKMQSNRMDEQRCTLPPPLKTEEDYIPYPSVHEVLGRKSPFPLILLPQFGGYWIEGTNHELSNGIDPEQLLSPTSRFKLECNTTAKIYRKHFLGKEHFNYYTVDSALGHLVFSMKYDVIGDQEHLRLMLRTKMKTYHDVIPISCLTEFPNIVQMAKLVCEEVNVDRFFPVLYPKASRLIVTFDEHVISNNFKFGVIYQKFGQTSEEELFGNNEESPALVEFLEFLGHKIELHDFKGFRGGLDVTHGQTGSESVYHNFHNKEIMFHVSTKLPFTDGDTQQLQRKRHIGNDIVAIVFQEESTPFVPDMIASNFLHAYVVVQVENACSDNVLYKVSVTARDDVPFFGPPLPNPAIFKKGPEFHEFLLTKLINAEYACYKAEKFAKLEERTRSALLETLYEELHINSQAMMGLGGEEDKLENGGGGGGGFFESFKRVIRSRSQSLDTMGLNIRKYTVSNSHSGSFTHNNINHHSPESPKTPGISLIIPGKSPTRKKSGPFNSRRSSAIGIENIQEVQEKSRECSPSTQKTPDSGHASQDPKSENSSNQSSPEVLITKNSSSIYCRAPSIPEAHDLSRSSSNASSFASVVEENETEATEDYDTGMESLSSADTPHKRDSFTYSTWLEDNMSTTSTTISGRTQQLDGGKNQEQNRTDVRIKLERPHDHKSTSNC is encoded by the exons ACTactgatttatttgaaatgattgAGAAAATGCAG AGCAACAGAATGGACGAGCAACGATgcactcttcctcctcctctcaaA ACTGAGGAAGACTACATCCCTTACCCCAGCGTCCATGAG GTTCTCGGCAGAAAGAGTCCATTTCCCTTGATTCTGCTGCCCCAGTTTGGGGGTTATTGGATTGAAGGGACCAATCACGAGCTGAGCAATGGGATTGACCCGGAGCAGCTCCTGTCTCCCACCTCACGTTTCAAACTGGAGTGCAACACCACCGCTAAGATCTACAGGAAACATTTTCTGGGCAAA GAACACTTTAATTATTATACAGTGGACAGTGCCCTGGGCCACCTGGTGTTCTCCATGAAATATGATGTTATCGGGGACCAAGAGCATCTCCGTCTCATGCTCAG aacaaaaatgaaaacatatcACGACGTGATTCCAATATCTTGTCTGACCGAATTCCCTAACATTGTCCAGATGGCCAAG CTCGTCTGTGAAGAGGTGAACGTGGACCGATTTTTCCCGGTGCTTTACCCAAAG GCCTCCAGGCTCATTGTCACTTTCGACGAACACGTCATAAGCAACAACTTCAAGTTTGGAGTCATTTATCAGAAGTTTGGACAG aCTTCAGAGGAGGAGTTGTTTGGGAATAACGAGGAGAGTCCTGCTTTGGTGGAGTTTTTAGAGTTTCTGGGACATAAAATCGAGCTCCATGACTTCAAAGG GTTTCGTGGAGGGTTGGACGTGACACATGGACAGACAGGCTCTGAGTCTGTGTACCACAATTTCCACAACAAGGAGATCATGTTCCATGTGTCAACTAAGCTGCCTTTCACAGACGGTGATACACAGCAG CTACAGAGGAAGAGGCATATAGGAAATGACATTGTGGCCATCGTGTTTCAAGAGGAGAGCACTCCATTTGTGCCAGACATGATTGCTTCCAACTTCCTTCATGCCTATGTAGTGGTGCAAGTGGAAAATGCCTGTTCTGACAACGTCCTCTACAAG GTTTCGGTAACAGCGCGAGATGACGTCCCCTTCTTCGGACCACCCCTCCCCAACCCAGCCATTTTTAAGAAA GGTCCAGAGTTTCACGAATTCTTGCTTACCAAGCTCATCAATGCTGAATACGCTTGTTACAAAGCTGAAAAATTTGCCAAATTAGAG GAGCGCACCCGGTCTGCCCTGCTGGAGACGCTGTATGAGGAGCTGCACATCAACAGTCAGGCCATGATGGGGTTGGGAGGAGAGGAGGACAAACTGGAGAATGGAGGAGGAGGGGGAGGGGGCTTCTTTGAGTCTTTCAAG CGGGTGATCCGCAGCAGGAGCCAGTCTCTGGACACCATGGGCCTCAATATCAGGAAGTACACAGTCTCCAATAGTCACAGCGGCAGTTTCACCCACAACAACATCAACCACCACTCACCAGAGAGCCCCAAAACCCCTGGGATA TCTTTGATCATTCCTGGAAAAAGCCCAACTAGGAAAAAGTCAGGACCCTTCAACTCTCGGCGTAGCAGTGCTATCGGCATTGAGAACATCCAGGAGGTCCAGGAGAAAAG TAGAGAGTGCTCCCCCAGCACACAGAAGACTCCCGACAGTGGCCACGCCTCTCAGGACCCCAAGTCCGAAAACTCCTCCAATCAGAGCTCTCCTGAGGTCCTCATCACCAAGAACAG TTCAAGCATTTACTGCCGGGCTCCGTCCATTCCTGAGGCTCATGACCTATCCCGCTCCTCCTCTAATGCCAGCAGCTTTGCTAGTGTGGTAGAGGAGAATGAAACAGAGGCCACAGAGGACTATGACACCGGCATG GAGAGTCTGTCGTCAGCAGATACTCCTCATAAACGAGACTCATTCACATACAGCACATGGCTAGAGGACAACATGAGCACTACCAGTACAACCA TTTCTGGCAGAACTCAACAACTGGATGGTGGAAAGAACCAGGAGCAGAACCGTACAGACGTCCGTATCAAACTTGAGCGACCGCATGACCACAAATCCACATCA AACTGCTAG
- the rap1gapa gene encoding rap1 GTPase-activating protein 1 isoform X11, translating to MIYDAPAPCCCTRGIVHLDVMVNELVLEPSQLQVDKTFSRARSLWKQDGGEPCISNTLDPSLFQPSLPHTGPAFLKTTDLFEMIEKMQSNRMDEQRCTLPPPLKTEEDYIPYPSVHEVLGRKSPFPLILLPQFGGYWIEGTNHELSNGIDPEQLLSPTSRFKLECNTTAKIYRKHFLGKEHFNYYTVDSALGHLVFSMKYDVIGDQEHLRLMLRTKMKTYHDVIPISCLTEFPNIVQMAKLVCEEVNVDRFFPVLYPKASRLIVTFDEHVISNNFKFGVIYQKFGQTSEEELFGNNEESPALVEFLEFLGHKIELHDFKGFRGGLDVTHGQTGSESVYHNFHNKEIMFHVSTKLPFTDGDTQQLQRKRHIGNDIVAIVFQEESTPFVPDMIASNFLHAYVVVQVENACSDNVLYKVSVTARDDVPFFGPPLPNPAIFKKGPEFHEFLLTKLINAEYACYKAEKFAKLEERTRSALLETLYEELHINSQAMMGLGGEEDKLENGGGGGGGFFESFKRVIRSRSQSLDTMGLNIRKYTVSNSHSGSFTHNNINHHSPESPKTPGISLIIPGKSPTRKKSGPFNSRRSSAIGIENIQEVQEKSSRECSPSTQKTPDSGHASQDPKSENSSNQSSPEVLITKNSSSIYCRAPSIPEAHDLSRSSSNASSFASVVEENETEATEDYDTGMESLSSADTPHKRDSFTYSTWLEDNMSTTSTTISGRTQQLDGGKNQEQNRTDVRIKLERPHDHKSTSNC from the exons ACTactgatttatttgaaatgattgAGAAAATGCAG AGCAACAGAATGGACGAGCAACGATgcactcttcctcctcctctcaaA ACTGAGGAAGACTACATCCCTTACCCCAGCGTCCATGAG GTTCTCGGCAGAAAGAGTCCATTTCCCTTGATTCTGCTGCCCCAGTTTGGGGGTTATTGGATTGAAGGGACCAATCACGAGCTGAGCAATGGGATTGACCCGGAGCAGCTCCTGTCTCCCACCTCACGTTTCAAACTGGAGTGCAACACCACCGCTAAGATCTACAGGAAACATTTTCTGGGCAAA GAACACTTTAATTATTATACAGTGGACAGTGCCCTGGGCCACCTGGTGTTCTCCATGAAATATGATGTTATCGGGGACCAAGAGCATCTCCGTCTCATGCTCAG aacaaaaatgaaaacatatcACGACGTGATTCCAATATCTTGTCTGACCGAATTCCCTAACATTGTCCAGATGGCCAAG CTCGTCTGTGAAGAGGTGAACGTGGACCGATTTTTCCCGGTGCTTTACCCAAAG GCCTCCAGGCTCATTGTCACTTTCGACGAACACGTCATAAGCAACAACTTCAAGTTTGGAGTCATTTATCAGAAGTTTGGACAG aCTTCAGAGGAGGAGTTGTTTGGGAATAACGAGGAGAGTCCTGCTTTGGTGGAGTTTTTAGAGTTTCTGGGACATAAAATCGAGCTCCATGACTTCAAAGG GTTTCGTGGAGGGTTGGACGTGACACATGGACAGACAGGCTCTGAGTCTGTGTACCACAATTTCCACAACAAGGAGATCATGTTCCATGTGTCAACTAAGCTGCCTTTCACAGACGGTGATACACAGCAG CTACAGAGGAAGAGGCATATAGGAAATGACATTGTGGCCATCGTGTTTCAAGAGGAGAGCACTCCATTTGTGCCAGACATGATTGCTTCCAACTTCCTTCATGCCTATGTAGTGGTGCAAGTGGAAAATGCCTGTTCTGACAACGTCCTCTACAAG GTTTCGGTAACAGCGCGAGATGACGTCCCCTTCTTCGGACCACCCCTCCCCAACCCAGCCATTTTTAAGAAA GGTCCAGAGTTTCACGAATTCTTGCTTACCAAGCTCATCAATGCTGAATACGCTTGTTACAAAGCTGAAAAATTTGCCAAATTAGAG GAGCGCACCCGGTCTGCCCTGCTGGAGACGCTGTATGAGGAGCTGCACATCAACAGTCAGGCCATGATGGGGTTGGGAGGAGAGGAGGACAAACTGGAGAATGGAGGAGGAGGGGGAGGGGGCTTCTTTGAGTCTTTCAAG CGGGTGATCCGCAGCAGGAGCCAGTCTCTGGACACCATGGGCCTCAATATCAGGAAGTACACAGTCTCCAATAGTCACAGCGGCAGTTTCACCCACAACAACATCAACCACCACTCACCAGAGAGCCCCAAAACCCCTGGGATA TCTTTGATCATTCCTGGAAAAAGCCCAACTAGGAAAAAGTCAGGACCCTTCAACTCTCGGCGTAGCAGTGCTATCGGCATTGAGAACATCCAGGAGGTCCAGGAGAAAAG CAGTAGAGAGTGCTCCCCCAGCACACAGAAGACTCCCGACAGTGGCCACGCCTCTCAGGACCCCAAGTCCGAAAACTCCTCCAATCAGAGCTCTCCTGAGGTCCTCATCACCAAGAACAG TTCAAGCATTTACTGCCGGGCTCCGTCCATTCCTGAGGCTCATGACCTATCCCGCTCCTCCTCTAATGCCAGCAGCTTTGCTAGTGTGGTAGAGGAGAATGAAACAGAGGCCACAGAGGACTATGACACCGGCATG GAGAGTCTGTCGTCAGCAGATACTCCTCATAAACGAGACTCATTCACATACAGCACATGGCTAGAGGACAACATGAGCACTACCAGTACAACCA TTTCTGGCAGAACTCAACAACTGGATGGTGGAAAGAACCAGGAGCAGAACCGTACAGACGTCCGTATCAAACTTGAGCGACCGCATGACCACAAATCCACATCA AACTGCTAG
- the rap1gapa gene encoding rap1 GTPase-activating protein 1 isoform X10 — protein sequence MIYDAPAPCCCTRGIVHLDVMVNELVLEPSQLQVDKTFSRARSLWKQDGGEPCISNTLDPSLFQPSLPHTGPAFLKTTDLFEMIEKMQSNRMDEQRCTLPPPLKTEEDYIPYPSVHEVLGRKSPFPLILLPQFGGYWIEGTNHELSNGIDPEQLLSPTSRFKLECNTTAKIYRKHFLGKEHFNYYTVDSALGHLVFSMKYDVIGDQEHLRLMLRTKMKTYHDVIPISCLTEFPNIVQMAKLVCEEVNVDRFFPVLYPKASRLIVTFDEHVISNNFKFGVIYQKFGQTSEEELFGNNEESPALVEFLEFLGHKIELHDFKGFRGGLDVTHGQTGSESVYHNFHNKEIMFHVSTKLPFTDGDTQQLQRKRHIGNDIVAIVFQEESTPFVPDMIASNFLHAYVVVQVENACSDNVLYKVSVTARDDVPFFGPPLPNPAIFKKGPEFHEFLLTKLINAEYACYKAEKFAKLEERTRSALLETLYEELHINSQAMMGLGGEEDKLENGGGGGGGFFESFKSLLVPGKSPSKYGRRGSAIGIGTIEESLIIPGKSPTRKKSGPFNSRRSSAIGIENIQEVQEKRIAALLSEDRTVLCLSLPSVTLKNGRLIVDPSNSRECSPSTQKTPDSGHASQDPKSENSSNQSSPEVLITKNSSSIYCRAPSIPEAHDLSRSSSNASSFASVVEENETEATEDYDTGMESLSSADTPHKRDSFTYSTWLEDNMSTTSTTISGRTQQLDGGKNQEQNRTDVRIKLERPHDHKSTSNC from the exons ACTactgatttatttgaaatgattgAGAAAATGCAG AGCAACAGAATGGACGAGCAACGATgcactcttcctcctcctctcaaA ACTGAGGAAGACTACATCCCTTACCCCAGCGTCCATGAG GTTCTCGGCAGAAAGAGTCCATTTCCCTTGATTCTGCTGCCCCAGTTTGGGGGTTATTGGATTGAAGGGACCAATCACGAGCTGAGCAATGGGATTGACCCGGAGCAGCTCCTGTCTCCCACCTCACGTTTCAAACTGGAGTGCAACACCACCGCTAAGATCTACAGGAAACATTTTCTGGGCAAA GAACACTTTAATTATTATACAGTGGACAGTGCCCTGGGCCACCTGGTGTTCTCCATGAAATATGATGTTATCGGGGACCAAGAGCATCTCCGTCTCATGCTCAG aacaaaaatgaaaacatatcACGACGTGATTCCAATATCTTGTCTGACCGAATTCCCTAACATTGTCCAGATGGCCAAG CTCGTCTGTGAAGAGGTGAACGTGGACCGATTTTTCCCGGTGCTTTACCCAAAG GCCTCCAGGCTCATTGTCACTTTCGACGAACACGTCATAAGCAACAACTTCAAGTTTGGAGTCATTTATCAGAAGTTTGGACAG aCTTCAGAGGAGGAGTTGTTTGGGAATAACGAGGAGAGTCCTGCTTTGGTGGAGTTTTTAGAGTTTCTGGGACATAAAATCGAGCTCCATGACTTCAAAGG GTTTCGTGGAGGGTTGGACGTGACACATGGACAGACAGGCTCTGAGTCTGTGTACCACAATTTCCACAACAAGGAGATCATGTTCCATGTGTCAACTAAGCTGCCTTTCACAGACGGTGATACACAGCAG CTACAGAGGAAGAGGCATATAGGAAATGACATTGTGGCCATCGTGTTTCAAGAGGAGAGCACTCCATTTGTGCCAGACATGATTGCTTCCAACTTCCTTCATGCCTATGTAGTGGTGCAAGTGGAAAATGCCTGTTCTGACAACGTCCTCTACAAG GTTTCGGTAACAGCGCGAGATGACGTCCCCTTCTTCGGACCACCCCTCCCCAACCCAGCCATTTTTAAGAAA GGTCCAGAGTTTCACGAATTCTTGCTTACCAAGCTCATCAATGCTGAATACGCTTGTTACAAAGCTGAAAAATTTGCCAAATTAGAG GAGCGCACCCGGTCTGCCCTGCTGGAGACGCTGTATGAGGAGCTGCACATCAACAGTCAGGCCATGATGGGGTTGGGAGGAGAGGAGGACAAACTGGAGAATGGAGGAGGAGGGGGAGGGGGCTTCTTTGAGTCTTTCAAG TCATTGCTTGTCCCAGGCAAAAGTCCCAGTAAATATGGACGGCGTGGCAGTGCCATAGGAATAGGAACCATAGAAGAG TCTTTGATCATTCCTGGAAAAAGCCCAACTAGGAAAAAGTCAGGACCCTTCAACTCTCGGCGTAGCAGTGCTATCGGCATTGAGAACATCCAGGAGGTCCAGGAGAAAAG AATTGCTGCTCTGTTGTCAGAGGACAGGACAgtgctctgtctctctctacCCAGCGTCACTCTCAAGAATGGGAGGCTCATCGTGGATCCCTCCAA CAGTAGAGAGTGCTCCCCCAGCACACAGAAGACTCCCGACAGTGGCCACGCCTCTCAGGACCCCAAGTCCGAAAACTCCTCCAATCAGAGCTCTCCTGAGGTCCTCATCACCAAGAACAG TTCAAGCATTTACTGCCGGGCTCCGTCCATTCCTGAGGCTCATGACCTATCCCGCTCCTCCTCTAATGCCAGCAGCTTTGCTAGTGTGGTAGAGGAGAATGAAACAGAGGCCACAGAGGACTATGACACCGGCATG GAGAGTCTGTCGTCAGCAGATACTCCTCATAAACGAGACTCATTCACATACAGCACATGGCTAGAGGACAACATGAGCACTACCAGTACAACCA TTTCTGGCAGAACTCAACAACTGGATGGTGGAAAGAACCAGGAGCAGAACCGTACAGACGTCCGTATCAAACTTGAGCGACCGCATGACCACAAATCCACATCA AACTGCTAG
- the rap1gapa gene encoding rap1 GTPase-activating protein 1 isoform X9: MPCSPFRIRRLKKFWKQDGGEPCISNTLDPSLFQPSLPHTGPAFLKSNRMDEQRCTLPPPLKTEEDYIPYPSVHEVLGRKSPFPLILLPQFGGYWIEGTNHELSNGIDPEQLLSPTSRFKLECNTTAKIYRKHFLGKEHFNYYTVDSALGHLVFSMKYDVIGDQEHLRLMLRTKMKTYHDVIPISCLTEFPNIVQMAKLVCEEVNVDRFFPVLYPKASRLIVTFDEHVISNNFKFGVIYQKFGQTSEEELFGNNEESPALVEFLEFLGHKIELHDFKGFRGGLDVTHGQTGSESVYHNFHNKEIMFHVSTKLPFTDGDTQQLQRKRHIGNDIVAIVFQEESTPFVPDMIASNFLHAYVVVQVENACSDNVLYKVSVTARDDVPFFGPPLPNPAIFKKGPEFHEFLLTKLINAEYACYKAEKFAKLEERTRSALLETLYEELHINSQAMMGLGGEEDKLENGGGGGGGFFESFKRVIRSRSQSLDTMGLNIRKYTVSNSHSGSFTHNNINHHSPESPKTPGISLLVPGKSPSKYGRRGSAIGIGTIEESLIIPGKSPTRKKSGPFNSRRSSAIGIENIQEVQEKRIAALLSEDRTVLCLSLPSVTLKNGRLIVDPSNSRECSPSTQKTPDSGHASQDPKSENSSNQSSPEVLITKNSSSIYCRAPSIPEAHDLSRSSSNASSFASVVEENETEATEDYDTGMESLSSADTPHKRDSFTYSTWLEDNMSTTSTTISGRTQQLDGGKNQEQNRTDVRIKLERPHDHKSTSNC, from the exons AGCAACAGAATGGACGAGCAACGATgcactcttcctcctcctctcaaA ACTGAGGAAGACTACATCCCTTACCCCAGCGTCCATGAG GTTCTCGGCAGAAAGAGTCCATTTCCCTTGATTCTGCTGCCCCAGTTTGGGGGTTATTGGATTGAAGGGACCAATCACGAGCTGAGCAATGGGATTGACCCGGAGCAGCTCCTGTCTCCCACCTCACGTTTCAAACTGGAGTGCAACACCACCGCTAAGATCTACAGGAAACATTTTCTGGGCAAA GAACACTTTAATTATTATACAGTGGACAGTGCCCTGGGCCACCTGGTGTTCTCCATGAAATATGATGTTATCGGGGACCAAGAGCATCTCCGTCTCATGCTCAG aacaaaaatgaaaacatatcACGACGTGATTCCAATATCTTGTCTGACCGAATTCCCTAACATTGTCCAGATGGCCAAG CTCGTCTGTGAAGAGGTGAACGTGGACCGATTTTTCCCGGTGCTTTACCCAAAG GCCTCCAGGCTCATTGTCACTTTCGACGAACACGTCATAAGCAACAACTTCAAGTTTGGAGTCATTTATCAGAAGTTTGGACAG aCTTCAGAGGAGGAGTTGTTTGGGAATAACGAGGAGAGTCCTGCTTTGGTGGAGTTTTTAGAGTTTCTGGGACATAAAATCGAGCTCCATGACTTCAAAGG GTTTCGTGGAGGGTTGGACGTGACACATGGACAGACAGGCTCTGAGTCTGTGTACCACAATTTCCACAACAAGGAGATCATGTTCCATGTGTCAACTAAGCTGCCTTTCACAGACGGTGATACACAGCAG CTACAGAGGAAGAGGCATATAGGAAATGACATTGTGGCCATCGTGTTTCAAGAGGAGAGCACTCCATTTGTGCCAGACATGATTGCTTCCAACTTCCTTCATGCCTATGTAGTGGTGCAAGTGGAAAATGCCTGTTCTGACAACGTCCTCTACAAG GTTTCGGTAACAGCGCGAGATGACGTCCCCTTCTTCGGACCACCCCTCCCCAACCCAGCCATTTTTAAGAAA GGTCCAGAGTTTCACGAATTCTTGCTTACCAAGCTCATCAATGCTGAATACGCTTGTTACAAAGCTGAAAAATTTGCCAAATTAGAG GAGCGCACCCGGTCTGCCCTGCTGGAGACGCTGTATGAGGAGCTGCACATCAACAGTCAGGCCATGATGGGGTTGGGAGGAGAGGAGGACAAACTGGAGAATGGAGGAGGAGGGGGAGGGGGCTTCTTTGAGTCTTTCAAG CGGGTGATCCGCAGCAGGAGCCAGTCTCTGGACACCATGGGCCTCAATATCAGGAAGTACACAGTCTCCAATAGTCACAGCGGCAGTTTCACCCACAACAACATCAACCACCACTCACCAGAGAGCCCCAAAACCCCTGGGATA TCATTGCTTGTCCCAGGCAAAAGTCCCAGTAAATATGGACGGCGTGGCAGTGCCATAGGAATAGGAACCATAGAAGAG TCTTTGATCATTCCTGGAAAAAGCCCAACTAGGAAAAAGTCAGGACCCTTCAACTCTCGGCGTAGCAGTGCTATCGGCATTGAGAACATCCAGGAGGTCCAGGAGAAAAG AATTGCTGCTCTGTTGTCAGAGGACAGGACAgtgctctgtctctctctacCCAGCGTCACTCTCAAGAATGGGAGGCTCATCGTGGATCCCTCCAA CAGTAGAGAGTGCTCCCCCAGCACACAGAAGACTCCCGACAGTGGCCACGCCTCTCAGGACCCCAAGTCCGAAAACTCCTCCAATCAGAGCTCTCCTGAGGTCCTCATCACCAAGAACAG TTCAAGCATTTACTGCCGGGCTCCGTCCATTCCTGAGGCTCATGACCTATCCCGCTCCTCCTCTAATGCCAGCAGCTTTGCTAGTGTGGTAGAGGAGAATGAAACAGAGGCCACAGAGGACTATGACACCGGCATG GAGAGTCTGTCGTCAGCAGATACTCCTCATAAACGAGACTCATTCACATACAGCACATGGCTAGAGGACAACATGAGCACTACCAGTACAACCA TTTCTGGCAGAACTCAACAACTGGATGGTGGAAAGAACCAGGAGCAGAACCGTACAGACGTCCGTATCAAACTTGAGCGACCGCATGACCACAAATCCACATCA AACTGCTAG